The Halobellus sp. MBLA0158 genome has a window encoding:
- a CDS encoding IclR family transcriptional regulator, with amino-acid sequence MSGNGSLVGADETLLRIVEALTESGPAGVTELAERLDLTKSTTHRHLKTLAAHGYAINDGGTYRLSHQWFHVGTVVKSRQPFYVAAKQPLRDLADRTGETAWAAIEEGGRLMFVNGAGSNPTHNPDLLVGDWSPITRTAAGKAILAYLPDDRLDEILVETAASGDGVTPAELRTDLDRIRSRGYAINRGQDISGIYAIGMPVVLDEVAGSLSLASPSRDLVDDGRDAALEALSRAVERVERRLSEREVASGPGSASR; translated from the coding sequence ATGAGCGGGAACGGATCCCTCGTCGGCGCCGACGAGACGCTCCTGCGGATCGTCGAGGCGCTGACCGAGAGCGGCCCCGCCGGCGTCACCGAACTCGCCGAGCGGCTCGACCTCACGAAGAGCACGACCCATCGCCACCTCAAGACGCTCGCCGCCCACGGCTACGCGATCAACGACGGCGGCACCTACCGGCTCTCCCACCAGTGGTTCCACGTCGGCACGGTCGTCAAGTCCCGCCAGCCGTTCTACGTCGCCGCCAAACAGCCCCTGCGGGACCTCGCGGATCGGACCGGGGAGACGGCCTGGGCCGCCATCGAGGAGGGCGGCCGGCTGATGTTCGTCAACGGCGCGGGGTCGAACCCGACGCACAACCCCGACCTGCTCGTCGGCGACTGGTCGCCCATCACCCGGACGGCCGCCGGCAAGGCGATCCTCGCGTACCTCCCCGACGACCGCCTCGACGAGATCCTGGTGGAGACCGCCGCCAGCGGCGACGGCGTCACGCCCGCCGAACTGCGGACCGACCTCGACCGGATCCGCTCGCGCGGCTACGCGATCAACCGCGGCCAGGATATCTCGGGGATCTACGCCATCGGAATGCCCGTCGTCCTCGACGAGGTGGCCGGGTCGCTGTCGTTGGCCAGCCCCTCGCGCGACCTCGTCGACGACGGGCGCGACGCGGCGCTGGAGGCGCTCTCCCGCGCCGTCGAGCGCGTCGAGCGGCGGCTGTCGGAACGCGAAGTGGCGAGCGGGCCGGGGTCGGCGTCCCGCTGA
- a CDS encoding Rieske (2Fe-2S) protein, with product MSGDSAGDLVAVGPADDFEDGDRAFVEIDGAEVGVLRVEGEFYALQNHCLHDGGPVCSGKTHRKLVGEFEEPGKRVERSYTDEECVISCPWHGWSYDIETGEHLGNDDIVLPTYEVVVEDGVVHVGDRRAP from the coding sequence GTGAGCGGCGATTCGGCCGGCGACCTCGTGGCGGTCGGCCCCGCCGACGACTTCGAGGACGGCGACCGGGCGTTCGTCGAGATCGACGGCGCCGAGGTGGGCGTCCTCCGGGTCGAAGGCGAGTTCTACGCCCTGCAGAACCACTGCCTCCACGACGGCGGCCCGGTCTGTAGCGGGAAGACCCACCGCAAGCTCGTCGGCGAGTTCGAAGAGCCCGGCAAGCGCGTCGAGCGCTCCTACACCGACGAGGAGTGTGTCATCTCCTGCCCGTGGCACGGGTGGTCCTACGATATCGAGACCGGCGAGCACCTCGGCAACGACGACATCGTCTTGCCCACCTACGAGGTCGTCGTCGAGGATGGCGTCGTCCACGTCGGCGACCGGCGGGCCCCGTAG
- a CDS encoding amidohydrolase family protein translates to MSQPDAEPRRADDLDAYHVIDCDCHYMESFKDVAEYMDEPWKTQFEGSNFDEKGAKQNLSSFFPFSTGDRQAHGKITREHSSYPDDPETPERIREGMEAIGVDQTLLISHLILAGAGTTADDTRQAAFAKAYVEYMSEEVLDPDDGILGLAPIPYYDVDASLEILDEIEGREEYVGACFVTAGATPPLGNRKYDPLYERCEDMGLPAVFHTGGAGLDEYVRGGYQEMLETHTLGFLESNMSQIVSLVVQGVPEKFPDLDISFMESGVTYLPSLMTRLDEEYLKRPEEAPLLEKQPGEYITDFYYGTQPLEVSADPEYLRKCIEMVGPDQLLFASDYPHWDYDRPTTVIDLPFLSEAEKRGILGENAAEVFGL, encoded by the coding sequence ATGTCTCAGCCCGACGCGGAACCGAGGCGCGCGGACGACCTCGACGCCTACCACGTGATCGACTGCGACTGCCACTATATGGAGTCGTTCAAAGACGTCGCGGAGTACATGGACGAGCCCTGGAAGACCCAGTTCGAGGGCAGCAACTTCGACGAGAAGGGCGCAAAGCAGAATCTCAGCTCCTTCTTCCCCTTCTCGACCGGCGACCGCCAGGCCCACGGGAAGATCACCCGCGAGCACTCCTCGTACCCCGACGACCCCGAGACGCCCGAGCGCATCCGCGAGGGGATGGAGGCCATCGGCGTCGACCAGACGCTCCTGATCTCGCATCTCATCCTCGCCGGCGCGGGCACCACCGCCGACGACACTCGCCAGGCCGCCTTCGCGAAGGCCTACGTCGAGTACATGAGCGAGGAGGTGCTCGACCCCGACGACGGCATCCTCGGCCTCGCGCCGATCCCATACTACGACGTCGACGCCTCCCTGGAGATCCTCGACGAGATCGAGGGCCGCGAGGAGTACGTCGGCGCCTGCTTCGTGACCGCGGGCGCGACGCCGCCGCTCGGAAATCGAAAGTACGACCCGCTGTACGAGCGCTGTGAGGATATGGGCCTGCCCGCGGTGTTCCACACCGGCGGCGCCGGCCTCGACGAGTACGTCCGCGGCGGCTACCAAGAGATGCTCGAAACTCACACGCTCGGCTTCCTGGAGTCGAATATGTCCCAGATCGTCAGCCTCGTCGTCCAGGGCGTCCCCGAGAAGTTCCCCGACCTCGACATCTCCTTCATGGAGTCGGGGGTGACGTACCTCCCCTCGCTGATGACGCGGCTCGACGAGGAATACCTCAAGCGCCCCGAGGAGGCGCCGCTCCTCGAAAAACAGCCCGGCGAGTACATCACCGACTTCTACTACGGCACCCAGCCGCTGGAGGTCTCCGCCGATCCCGAGTACCTCCGGAAGTGCATCGAGATGGTCGGCCCCGATCAACTGCTCTTCGCCTCCGATTACCCCCACTGGGACTACGACCGCCCGACGACGGTCATCGACCTGCCGTTCCTCTCCGAGGCGGAGAAACGTGGCATCCTCGGCGAGAACGCCGCGGAGGTGTTCGGCCTGTGA
- a CDS encoding TetR/AcrR family transcriptional regulator: MTEDTPTEILHATHSAVCKHGYADVTMQDIADETDLCKASLHYHYDGKHDLLVAYLDHLYDQFEDRIADPPGDTPAARLRGLVDELLTERPDAPAFQTALLEIKAQSPYDDAFRERLRRFDDAFADAVREVVEAGVDDGTFRADVDPDAVASFLTTHVNGVQTRHVAVGHSLDEAADAVDAYIDEALRAAAESSAAGPKAEGVGAGGATE; the protein is encoded by the coding sequence ATGACCGAGGATACGCCGACCGAGATCCTGCACGCGACCCACAGCGCCGTGTGCAAGCACGGCTACGCGGACGTGACGATGCAGGACATCGCCGACGAGACGGACCTGTGCAAGGCGTCGCTCCACTACCACTACGACGGCAAGCACGACCTCCTCGTGGCGTATCTCGACCACCTCTACGACCAGTTCGAAGACCGCATCGCCGACCCGCCCGGCGACACCCCCGCAGCGCGCCTCCGCGGCCTCGTGGACGAGCTCCTCACCGAGCGCCCGGACGCGCCGGCCTTCCAGACCGCCCTGTTGGAAATCAAGGCCCAGTCCCCCTACGACGACGCCTTCCGCGAGCGGCTCCGCCGCTTCGACGACGCCTTCGCCGACGCCGTCCGCGAGGTCGTCGAAGCGGGCGTCGACGATGGGACCTTCCGCGCCGACGTCGACCCCGACGCGGTCGCGTCGTTCCTGACGACCCACGTCAACGGCGTCCAGACGCGCCACGTCGCCGTCGGCCACTCCCTCGACGAGGCGGCCGACGCCGTCGACGCCTACATCGACGAGGCGCTGCGGGCCGCCGCGGAGTCGTCCGCCGCGGGTCCGAAAGCCGAGGGCGTCGGCGCGGGAGGGGCGACCGAATGA
- a CDS encoding MATE family efflux transporter, which yields MSLLDRLGSVFKGPEELNLTSGGIGKPLFFLSLPIVITNLLQTAYNLADTFWLGQYSTEALAAISFGFPMVFLLISLGMGLSVAGSVLVAQHVGAGEEEEAEYAASQTVSFATIGSVILGTVGFLAVGPFIRFLGASPDVLPLATSYMQVIAAGLPFMFGFFVFIALMRGYGDTVTPMLVMFGSVVLNIALDPILIFGFDGNPLFGMLGLQDLQATLFAMTGYTGSGITGAAVATIFSRALAFLVGIAVMIEGVRGVRIRPSQMRPDFTYLRRLLDIGIPASVEGTGRALSVNLLLIVVGMFPTTVVAAYGIGVRVFSVIFLPAIAVARGVETMTGQNIGAGEPDRAGLAADFAAKWTLIILTGVGLATLLFTRPIVAIFTNDPEVIRVGADFLSYVAPTFGFIGVMRSYSGSFRGAGKTLVAAAISVIMLGLIRIPVAYVASLSYGSTGIWMAFPISNVAGALIAYAWYRRGSWRTGSVRRPAPADD from the coding sequence ATGAGCCTGCTCGACCGCCTCGGATCGGTGTTCAAGGGGCCGGAGGAGCTGAACCTCACGAGCGGCGGCATCGGCAAGCCGCTCTTCTTCCTCTCGCTGCCGATCGTCATCACGAACCTCCTCCAGACCGCGTACAACCTCGCGGACACGTTCTGGCTCGGGCAATATAGTACAGAGGCGCTGGCGGCGATCAGCTTCGGGTTCCCGATGGTGTTCCTCCTGATCTCCCTCGGGATGGGACTGTCCGTCGCGGGCAGCGTCCTCGTCGCCCAACACGTCGGCGCCGGCGAGGAAGAGGAGGCCGAGTACGCCGCCTCCCAGACGGTGAGCTTCGCCACGATCGGCTCTGTCATCCTCGGCACGGTCGGCTTCCTCGCGGTCGGCCCGTTCATCCGCTTCCTCGGCGCGTCGCCGGACGTGCTGCCGCTCGCGACGAGCTACATGCAGGTGATCGCCGCCGGGCTGCCCTTTATGTTCGGCTTCTTCGTCTTCATCGCGCTGATGCGCGGCTACGGCGACACCGTCACGCCGATGCTCGTGATGTTCGGCTCGGTCGTCCTCAACATCGCCCTGGACCCGATCCTCATCTTCGGGTTCGACGGCAACCCCCTGTTCGGGATGCTCGGGCTCCAGGACCTGCAGGCGACGCTCTTTGCGATGACGGGCTACACCGGCTCGGGGATCACCGGCGCGGCCGTCGCGACCATCTTCTCGCGCGCGCTGGCGTTCCTCGTCGGCATCGCGGTGATGATCGAGGGCGTCCGCGGCGTCCGGATCCGGCCGAGCCAGATGCGCCCGGACTTCACCTACCTCCGCCGCCTGCTCGACATCGGGATCCCGGCCTCCGTCGAGGGGACGGGCCGCGCGCTGTCGGTGAACCTCCTGCTCATAGTCGTGGGGATGTTCCCGACGACCGTCGTCGCGGCCTACGGGATCGGCGTGCGGGTCTTTTCAGTTATTTTCCTTCCCGCGATCGCGGTCGCCCGCGGGGTCGAGACGATGACCGGCCAGAACATCGGCGCCGGAGAGCCCGACCGCGCCGGCCTGGCCGCGGACTTCGCCGCCAAGTGGACGCTCATCATCCTCACGGGCGTCGGGCTCGCCACGCTGCTTTTCACCCGGCCGATCGTGGCGATCTTCACCAACGACCCCGAGGTGATCCGCGTCGGCGCCGACTTCCTCAGCTACGTCGCGCCCACCTTCGGGTTCATCGGCGTGATGCGCTCGTACTCGGGGAGCTTCCGCGGCGCGGGGAAGACGCTCGTCGCGGCGGCGATCTCGGTGATAATGCTCGGGCTCATCAGGATCCCCGTCGCGTACGTCGCGTCGCTGTCGTACGGCTCGACGGGCATCTGGATGGCGTTCCCGATCTCGAACGTCGCCGGCGCGCTCATCGCGTACGCCTGGTACCGGCGGGGCTCCTGGCGGACAGGCTCTGTCCGACGCCCCGCGCCGGCCGACGACTGA
- a CDS encoding DUF7120 family protein, with translation MPIVEVTLPDELLSEFEQLVDEEFVSEEQAAEELISMGIDAYNVDVVDESEPGDDFMDGAENNLFDTASDPGNIDDDTL, from the coding sequence ATGCCGATAGTCGAAGTCACGCTCCCCGACGAGCTCCTCTCGGAGTTCGAGCAGCTAGTCGACGAGGAGTTCGTCTCCGAGGAACAGGCCGCCGAGGAACTGATCAGCATGGGCATCGACGCCTACAACGTCGACGTCGTCGACGAGAGCGAGCCCGGCGATGACTTCATGGACGGGGCGGAGAACAACCTCTTCGACACCGCGTCGGATCCGGGCAACATCGACGACGACACGCTGTAA
- a CDS encoding CGCGG family putative rSAM-modified RiPP protein: MATDTADADDEHGHEHDLDADPVTDRVHDNSWSANLEGPEHAEDRALVVEQALSAIEHTAPGNHVNLVTHGAHGHPESYLYDALESADDDLEWEYVDQCGCGGHVVRVYT, from the coding sequence ATGGCAACAGACACGGCCGACGCGGACGACGAGCACGGACACGAACACGACCTCGACGCCGATCCGGTGACAGACCGCGTCCACGACAACTCCTGGTCGGCGAACCTCGAAGGGCCCGAACACGCCGAGGACCGCGCGCTCGTCGTCGAGCAGGCCCTCTCGGCGATCGAACACACCGCGCCGGGCAACCACGTGAACCTCGTGACCCACGGCGCCCACGGCCATCCCGAGTCCTACCTCTACGACGCGCTCGAATCGGCGGACGACGACCTCGAGTGGGAGTACGTCGACCAGTGCGGCTGCGGCGGCCACGTCGTTCGCGTCTACACGTAG
- a CDS encoding SRPBCC family protein encodes MRRVAVDRTLDTDAATVRSRMADVGPFMRAAGFDEVTHEGTTLHLANEVGPVRIELTLELLGDADAELAYRQREGIFEEMITRYYVTETEAGTRVEAETEFELDVAVVGSFLDATVISAQRRRELTAQLDFLAE; translated from the coding sequence ATGCGCCGCGTTGCCGTCGATCGAACCCTCGATACGGACGCCGCCACCGTCCGGTCGCGGATGGCCGACGTCGGGCCGTTTATGCGCGCTGCCGGGTTCGACGAGGTGACCCACGAGGGAACGACCCTCCACCTCGCCAACGAGGTCGGCCCCGTCCGGATCGAACTGACCCTCGAACTGCTCGGCGACGCCGACGCCGAACTGGCCTACCGCCAGCGCGAGGGCATCTTCGAGGAGATGATCACCCGCTACTACGTCACCGAGACGGAGGCGGGCACGAGAGTTGAGGCCGAAACCGAGTTCGAACTCGACGTCGCGGTGGTCGGGTCATTCCTCGATGCGACCGTGATCAGCGCCCAGCGGCGCCGGGAGCTGACGGCGCAGTTGGACTTCCTCGCCGAGTAG
- a CDS encoding DUF2249 domain-containing protein, whose amino-acid sequence MAATTLDLRDVPPAERHPKIHEAFAELDSGETLELVNDHEPKPLFYEMQAEVDSFDADGYEVERRGPLEFVAKLPKQ is encoded by the coding sequence ATGGCAGCGACGACGCTCGATCTCAGAGACGTACCGCCGGCCGAGCGCCACCCGAAGATCCACGAGGCGTTCGCCGAACTGGACAGCGGCGAGACCCTCGAGCTCGTGAACGACCACGAGCCAAAGCCCCTCTTCTACGAGATGCAGGCGGAGGTCGACTCCTTCGACGCCGACGGCTACGAGGTCGAACGCCGCGGCCCGCTGGAGTTCGTCGCGAAACTCCCCAAGCAGTAG
- a CDS encoding DUF7342 family protein, translated as MCANPLSDAMEPDLGPVFDALTSEPCRAILRALDRPQTASEVAEHCDLSNGTAYRALERMVTAGLLRKQEGENAATYAVDFEEVIVRATDGELELEVSDPSRSAAEQLSELWSEVQAEAGGER; from the coding sequence ATGTGTGCGAATCCGCTCTCGGACGCGATGGAGCCCGACCTCGGGCCCGTATTCGACGCGCTCACGAGCGAGCCGTGTCGCGCTATCCTCCGCGCGCTGGACCGGCCACAGACCGCCTCGGAGGTCGCCGAGCACTGCGACCTCTCGAACGGGACGGCCTACCGCGCGCTCGAACGGATGGTCACCGCGGGGCTCCTCCGGAAACAGGAGGGAGAGAACGCGGCCACCTACGCGGTGGACTTCGAGGAGGTGATCGTCCGCGCGACCGACGGCGAACTCGAACTGGAGGTCAGCGATCCCTCGCGGTCTGCGGCCGAACAGCTCTCGGAACTCTGGTCGGAAGTCCAGGCAGAAGCCGGCGGCGAGCGGTAG
- the nirK gene encoding copper-containing nitrite reductase, with protein sequence MFDTTRRRTLEWLGIGGAASLAGCSGAPTAETVEETQAATEQATSTPKPTDVDRVAADPTDIPGPISRSEPEHHDVTLTVEEVTAEIEEGVTFSFMTFDGQIPGPMIRVRQGDTVSFTMENAPENAMGHNVDFHAVYGTGGGNIATTAAPGEENSMEFKAMYPGAYIYHCAVANLDYHISSGMFGMIVVEPKGGLPEVDREFYLGQHEIYTDKAVGETGHHGFSMENMANEQPTYVVFNGEKYPFTPDKYGTLTAEQGEKVRVFLVDGGPNYSSNFHPIGNVWSKGYRDGSLEPPVEKHLQTAKVPPGSCFVGEMETPVPERIKLVDHALSRVARRGLLAEIDVEGDKRPEVFDPSPDTPASEDEEGPIY encoded by the coding sequence ATGTTCGACACTACTCGACGCCGGACGCTCGAATGGCTGGGGATCGGCGGCGCGGCCTCGCTCGCGGGGTGTTCGGGCGCCCCGACCGCTGAGACGGTCGAAGAGACCCAGGCGGCGACCGAACAGGCGACCTCGACGCCGAAGCCGACCGACGTCGACCGCGTCGCGGCGGATCCGACCGACATCCCGGGCCCGATCTCGCGCTCGGAGCCGGAGCACCACGACGTCACGCTGACCGTCGAGGAGGTCACCGCCGAGATCGAGGAGGGCGTGACGTTCTCCTTCATGACCTTCGACGGGCAGATCCCGGGGCCGATGATCCGCGTGCGCCAGGGCGATACGGTCTCGTTCACGATGGAGAACGCCCCCGAGAACGCGATGGGGCACAACGTCGACTTCCACGCGGTCTACGGGACCGGCGGCGGCAACATCGCCACCACCGCCGCGCCGGGCGAGGAGAACTCGATGGAGTTCAAGGCGATGTACCCCGGCGCCTACATCTACCACTGCGCCGTCGCGAACCTCGATTACCACATCTCCAGCGGGATGTTCGGGATGATCGTGGTCGAGCCCAAAGGGGGCCTGCCGGAGGTCGACCGGGAGTTCTACCTCGGGCAACACGAGATCTACACCGACAAGGCGGTCGGCGAGACGGGCCACCACGGCTTCAGTATGGAGAACATGGCCAACGAGCAGCCGACCTACGTGGTCTTCAACGGCGAGAAGTACCCGTTCACGCCCGACAAGTACGGCACCCTCACCGCGGAGCAGGGCGAGAAGGTCCGGGTGTTCCTCGTCGATGGCGGCCCGAACTACTCGTCGAACTTCCATCCGATCGGGAACGTCTGGTCGAAGGGCTACCGCGACGGTTCCCTAGAGCCGCCGGTCGAAAAACACCTCCAGACCGCGAAGGTCCCGCCGGGCAGCTGTTTCGTCGGCGAGATGGAGACTCCCGTCCCCGAGCGCATCAAGCTCGTCGACCACGCGCTCTCGCGCGTCGCCCGCCGCGGGCTCCTCGCGGAGATCGACGTCGAGGGCGACAAGCGGCCCGAGGTCTTCGACCCGAGCCCGGACACGCCCGCGAGTGAGGACGAGGAAGGGCCGATCTACTAA
- a CDS encoding TIGR04053 family radical SAM/SPASM domain-containing protein: MPDTDSPSHGPNAASERGSRGRPDGVAPERGERGGQPGGPPDPSAIDTSRRPFVLVWEVTQACDLACDHCRADARPERHPDELTTEEGKRLLDEARSFGDGQLVVLSGGDPLARSDLLELVEYGTDRGLRMTLTPSGTNSLTPDVVADLADAGIERLALSIDGASAEAHDDFRGESGSFAQTVAAARAAQEAGVPLQINTTVCAATVDELESIRDLVADLGAVLWSVFFLVPVGRGRVLDPVSPERAEETMAWLSEVSESAPFGVKTTEAPHYRRVAIQRKRDASDAPGDDGIGRRLGITAGDGFAFVSHTGDIYPSGFLPQSAGNVRSDSLVERYRESDLFRSLRDPDALRGKCGACEFRHICGGSRSRAFAHTGDPLESDPLCAYVPDGYEGAMPSGRAGAD; the protein is encoded by the coding sequence ATGCCCGACACGGACTCGCCGTCCCACGGTCCGAACGCCGCATCGGAGCGCGGATCCCGCGGTCGCCCCGACGGTGTCGCACCCGAGCGAGGGGAGCGCGGCGGCCAACCGGGAGGGCCGCCGGACCCGAGCGCGATCGACACCAGCCGGCGGCCGTTCGTCCTCGTCTGGGAGGTGACCCAGGCGTGCGACCTCGCGTGCGATCACTGCCGCGCGGACGCCCGGCCGGAGCGCCACCCCGACGAGCTCACCACCGAGGAGGGCAAGCGCCTCCTCGACGAGGCCCGCTCGTTCGGCGACGGCCAGCTCGTCGTCCTCTCCGGCGGCGACCCGCTGGCGCGCTCGGACCTCCTCGAACTGGTCGAGTACGGGACCGACCGCGGACTTCGGATGACGCTGACGCCCAGCGGGACGAACTCGCTCACGCCGGACGTCGTCGCGGACCTCGCCGACGCGGGCATCGAGCGCCTCGCGCTGAGCATCGACGGGGCCTCGGCCGAGGCCCACGACGACTTCCGAGGGGAGTCCGGGAGCTTCGCCCAGACCGTCGCGGCCGCCCGCGCCGCGCAGGAGGCCGGCGTCCCGCTCCAGATCAACACCACCGTCTGCGCCGCGACCGTCGACGAGCTGGAAAGCATCCGCGATCTGGTCGCGGATCTCGGCGCAGTGCTGTGGTCGGTGTTCTTCCTCGTCCCCGTCGGTCGCGGCCGCGTGCTGGATCCGGTGTCGCCGGAGCGCGCCGAAGAGACGATGGCGTGGCTCTCGGAGGTGAGCGAGTCGGCGCCGTTCGGCGTGAAGACGACCGAGGCGCCGCACTACCGCCGGGTCGCCATCCAGCGCAAGCGCGACGCCAGCGACGCGCCCGGCGACGACGGGATCGGCCGCCGGCTCGGCATCACCGCCGGCGACGGCTTCGCCTTCGTCAGCCACACCGGCGACATCTACCCCTCCGGGTTCCTCCCGCAGTCGGCCGGAAACGTCCGGTCGGACAGCCTCGTCGAGCGCTACCGCGAGAGCGACCTCTTCCGGTCGCTCCGCGATCCCGACGCGCTCCGCGGGAAGTGCGGCGCCTGCGAGTTCCGCCACATCTGCGGAGGGAGTCGCTCGCGGGCTTTCGCCCACACCGGCGATCCGCTGGAGAGCGACCCGCTGTGTGCGTACGTCCCCGACGGGTACGAGGGCGCGATGCCGAGCGGCCGCGCGGGCGCCGACTGA
- a CDS encoding DUF2249 domain-containing protein translates to MHPETHLAEFDAPSDRAIDFLDARDLPPPEPLQETMTRLADLDGETVFVQLNDRVPQFLFPKLDEQGVAYETKETDDGVLTAIWDPDEE, encoded by the coding sequence ATGCACCCCGAAACACACCTCGCGGAGTTCGACGCGCCGAGCGACCGGGCGATCGACTTCCTCGACGCGCGCGATCTGCCGCCGCCAGAGCCGCTCCAGGAGACGATGACGCGGCTCGCGGACCTCGACGGCGAGACGGTGTTCGTCCAACTGAACGACCGGGTGCCGCAGTTCCTGTTCCCGAAGCTCGACGAGCAGGGCGTCGCCTACGAGACGAAAGAGACCGACGACGGGGTCCTCACCGCGATCTGGGACCCCGACGAGGAGTAG
- a CDS encoding cupin domain-containing protein, with amino-acid sequence MTRIEHLPDLDAAPHANVFPDREPKTVKLSLDAGERVPPHDHPDREIVLYLLEGALRLELGGETHALKAGDVARFDGDQQISPVADEPSTALLVLAKSAETR; translated from the coding sequence ATGACCCGAATCGAACACCTCCCCGACCTGGACGCCGCTCCGCACGCGAACGTCTTCCCCGACCGCGAGCCGAAGACGGTCAAACTCAGCCTCGACGCCGGCGAGCGCGTCCCGCCGCACGACCATCCCGACCGCGAGATCGTTTTGTACCTCCTCGAGGGCGCGCTGCGGCTGGAGCTCGGCGGCGAGACACACGCCCTGAAGGCGGGCGACGTCGCCCGGTTCGACGGCGACCAGCAGATCTCGCCGGTCGCCGACGAGCCGAGCACCGCGCTGTTGGTCCTGGCGAAGAGCGCCGAAACCCGGTGA
- a CDS encoding cupin domain-containing protein, which produces MPRIDFEATGGYREERFDAAEAFRGDSAKAVVARFEPGQYIPVHAPDSDVVVDVRAGRGTVREGETAHAVGPGDAVAIEAGTRRGIRAAADERLEALLVTAPPPTDAEHEPVRRGLAADEFEPTLEEESDR; this is translated from the coding sequence ATGCCACGAATCGACTTCGAGGCCACCGGCGGATACCGCGAGGAGCGCTTCGACGCGGCCGAGGCGTTCCGCGGCGACTCGGCGAAGGCCGTCGTCGCGCGCTTCGAGCCCGGCCAGTACATCCCGGTCCACGCGCCCGACAGCGACGTCGTCGTCGACGTCCGGGCCGGGCGCGGCACCGTCCGCGAGGGCGAGACGGCCCACGCGGTCGGCCCCGGCGACGCCGTCGCGATCGAGGCCGGGACGCGCCGCGGGATCCGCGCCGCCGCCGACGAGCGACTGGAGGCGCTGCTCGTCACCGCGCCGCCGCCGACCGACGCGGAACACGAGCCGGTCCGCCGCGGCCTCGCGGCCGACGAGTTCGAACCGACCCTCGAAGAGGAGTCCGACCGATGA
- a CDS encoding DUF4385 domain-containing protein, whose protein sequence is MSDGPEYDVDFREHPEEYEIGRGEEGAFKVQPYKDELLPLWGIKTLEDAEEGAEAIYERFREYKAREEFVGMDMARKYLQMGWTRSLRYAKYPGGRKYDDDGTEREPQQWYDEEKYRISQVYREYLDRVESDPEYQRRREAWEDG, encoded by the coding sequence ATGAGCGACGGTCCCGAGTACGACGTCGACTTCCGCGAGCACCCCGAGGAGTACGAGATCGGCCGCGGCGAAGAGGGGGCGTTCAAGGTCCAGCCGTACAAGGACGAACTCCTGCCGCTGTGGGGGATCAAAACGCTCGAAGACGCCGAGGAGGGAGCCGAAGCCATCTACGAGCGGTTTCGGGAGTACAAGGCGCGCGAGGAGTTCGTCGGGATGGATATGGCGCGGAAGTACCTCCAGATGGGCTGGACGCGGAGCCTCCGGTACGCGAAGTACCCGGGCGGACGGAAGTACGACGACGACGGGACCGAACGCGAGCCCCAGCAGTGGTACGACGAGGAGAAGTACCGGATCTCGCAGGTGTATCGGGAGTACCTGGACCGAGTGGAGTCCGACCCGGAGTACCAGCGGCGGCGTGAAGCGTGGGAGGATGGCTGA